A single Treponema primitia ZAS-1 DNA region contains:
- the uca gene encoding urea carboxylase, whose protein sequence is MFKKVLIANRGVIAVRIERTLRKMGIVSVAVYTRADCDSLHVQNADEAVCIGEGPVRESYLDAELILRTAKETGAEAIHPGYGFLSENAEFAEACEKNGIVFIGPGAAQMRMFSLKHSARELAAKVNAPLPEGSGLIGSAAEAQTAAEKIGYPVMLKSTAGGGGIGMKICNDSVALAENFEQTSYLAQANFKNGGLFVEKYIRQARHVEVQIFGSKDKVVVLGDRDCSVQRRNQKVMEESPAPNIPKKVRQQMYDAARNLARAAGYTSAGTVEFLYDAEKEQFYFLEVNTRLQVEHGVTEEVTGIDLVEWMVREAAGELGSIDDAEPVGHSIQARIYAEDALLDFRPSSGKITRVVLPTEGVRLETWICDNITVSPLYDPMLAKLIVKGQTRAEALAKLEQALFGTKVYGITTNINFLLAFIQQDDYKKVKLSTAMLKNFLPAENALEVIDGGIQTTVQDYPGIIGYWTVGVPPCGPMDSFSFRLGNILLGNSSGACGLELTLRGGAYKFRSDAWFCVTGADMSAALDKVGIEMYKPIQAGRGQILEFAEAKEGIRAYLLIKGGLDVPEILGSGSTFTLGKFGGHGGRALCSADVVAIKNSNTAIPNNSLNVRPPLFTGEWKIGVIAGPHCTDEFLKDGYLNSLTQTKWKVHFNSSRTGVRLIGPTPEWARNDGGEAGLHPSNIHDTAYAIGTLDLTGDMPILLGPDGPSLGGFVCSVTTATAELWKLGQLHPGDRVSFQLLTLEQAGELKLRQEKFLEELNASADTAGNIAVALALPEEKAAITNTYPVLVREDRGTGSALTVRCAGDSYLLVEYGEMALDMALRFKVHALMETLVKQDLPIIEMTPGIRSLLIHIDVTQMPLKKALEKIVEIEHSIPAIENIEVPSRIVKLPLSWNDPAIQIAMERYHKNVRPNAPWCPSNLEFIRRINGLESIEAVREIIFAATYIVLGLGDVYLGAPVTTTLDPRHRLVTTKYNPARTWTPENAVGIGGAYMCVYGMEGPGGYQLFGRTIQMWNPLKSTKTFKPGKPWALEFFDQIQFYPVSAEELLQLREDFLRGRFEMETEATTFNMGTYLSWLDSIKESAGEFKRHQQAAFDVEKQDWKNKGLDKFISESETEEKAEEEAIPKDMTAVYAAITGVVWKIAVTIGQAVKAGDPIVIEESMKMEITQPSPRDGVIEKICIALGTQVNAGQLLAIIK, encoded by the coding sequence ATGTTTAAAAAAGTATTGATCGCCAACCGGGGAGTTATTGCGGTACGGATAGAACGGACCCTCAGAAAGATGGGGATTGTCTCCGTGGCGGTATACACCAGGGCGGATTGCGACAGCCTCCATGTGCAGAACGCCGATGAAGCGGTCTGTATCGGCGAAGGACCCGTCAGGGAAAGTTATCTTGATGCGGAACTGATCCTGCGGACAGCAAAAGAAACCGGCGCGGAGGCCATACATCCGGGCTACGGTTTTTTAAGCGAAAATGCAGAGTTTGCCGAGGCCTGTGAAAAAAACGGTATTGTTTTTATCGGCCCCGGGGCGGCCCAAATGCGGATGTTCAGCTTGAAACATTCCGCCCGGGAACTGGCGGCAAAGGTTAATGCCCCGCTGCCGGAAGGAAGCGGCCTCATAGGCAGCGCTGCCGAAGCTCAGACGGCGGCTGAAAAAATCGGTTACCCGGTGATGCTGAAGAGTACTGCCGGCGGCGGCGGCATAGGGATGAAGATCTGTAACGATTCTGTAGCTCTGGCGGAGAATTTTGAACAGACCTCCTATCTGGCACAGGCCAACTTTAAAAATGGCGGCCTCTTTGTGGAAAAATACATACGTCAGGCACGTCATGTGGAGGTGCAGATCTTTGGCAGCAAGGACAAGGTAGTTGTCCTGGGGGATCGGGATTGTTCGGTACAGCGGAGAAACCAAAAGGTGATGGAAGAAAGCCCTGCACCGAATATACCGAAAAAAGTCCGGCAGCAAATGTACGATGCGGCGAGAAATCTTGCCCGGGCGGCGGGATACACAAGCGCCGGTACCGTGGAATTCCTCTACGATGCAGAAAAAGAACAGTTTTACTTTCTGGAAGTGAATACCCGGCTGCAGGTCGAACACGGGGTTACCGAAGAAGTAACCGGTATAGACCTGGTGGAATGGATGGTGCGTGAAGCCGCCGGTGAACTGGGTTCTATTGACGATGCAGAGCCCGTAGGCCACAGCATACAAGCCCGGATCTACGCCGAGGATGCCCTCCTTGATTTTCGTCCCTCCTCGGGGAAGATCACCCGGGTGGTTTTGCCGACGGAAGGGGTCCGCCTGGAAACATGGATCTGCGACAACATCACCGTGTCACCCCTCTACGATCCTATGCTGGCAAAACTCATCGTTAAAGGACAAACCAGGGCGGAGGCCCTGGCCAAATTGGAACAGGCCCTCTTCGGGACAAAAGTTTACGGTATCACCACGAACATCAATTTTCTTTTGGCTTTTATTCAGCAGGATGATTATAAGAAAGTCAAATTAAGTACCGCCATGTTAAAAAATTTTCTCCCCGCTGAAAATGCCCTGGAGGTAATTGATGGCGGCATTCAGACCACGGTGCAGGACTATCCCGGTATAATCGGCTACTGGACTGTGGGGGTTCCGCCTTGCGGGCCCATGGACAGTTTTTCTTTCCGTTTGGGGAATATCCTTCTGGGGAACAGCAGCGGCGCCTGCGGCCTGGAGTTGACCCTCCGGGGGGGCGCTTACAAATTCAGAAGTGATGCATGGTTCTGTGTAACCGGAGCGGATATGTCCGCTGCCCTGGATAAGGTGGGTATAGAAATGTACAAGCCCATCCAGGCCGGGCGGGGACAGATTTTGGAATTCGCCGAAGCCAAGGAGGGGATACGCGCCTATTTATTGATAAAAGGCGGCCTTGATGTACCTGAAATTCTGGGCAGCGGTTCTACCTTTACCCTGGGCAAATTTGGCGGCCACGGCGGACGGGCCCTGTGCAGCGCCGATGTGGTTGCCATAAAAAACAGTAATACGGCGATTCCGAACAATTCCTTAAACGTAAGGCCGCCCCTGTTTACCGGTGAATGGAAAATCGGTGTGATAGCCGGCCCCCATTGTACCGATGAGTTTTTAAAGGACGGGTATTTAAATTCCCTGACCCAAACAAAATGGAAGGTTCATTTTAACAGTTCCCGGACCGGTGTACGCCTGATAGGCCCAACCCCGGAATGGGCCCGGAACGACGGCGGCGAAGCGGGGCTGCATCCGTCGAATATCCACGACACCGCCTACGCCATAGGGACCCTGGACCTTACCGGGGATATGCCCATACTGCTGGGACCCGACGGCCCCAGCCTGGGGGGGTTTGTCTGCTCGGTAACTACTGCCACAGCGGAACTGTGGAAACTCGGTCAGCTTCACCCCGGGGATCGAGTGTCCTTCCAGCTGCTCACCCTAGAACAGGCGGGAGAATTAAAACTGCGGCAGGAGAAATTTCTGGAAGAACTGAACGCTTCCGCTGATACCGCTGGGAATATCGCTGTGGCTCTGGCCCTGCCGGAAGAAAAGGCAGCCATCACCAACACCTATCCGGTGCTGGTCAGGGAAGACCGGGGTACCGGTTCTGCCCTCACGGTGAGATGCGCAGGGGACAGTTACCTTCTGGTGGAATACGGTGAAATGGCATTGGACATGGCCCTCCGTTTCAAGGTCCATGCCCTGATGGAAACCCTTGTGAAGCAGGACCTGCCTATCATCGAAATGACCCCGGGAATCCGGAGTCTGCTCATCCATATTGATGTGACACAGATGCCTCTCAAAAAAGCGTTGGAAAAAATTGTTGAGATTGAACATTCCATTCCGGCGATAGAAAATATCGAAGTACCCTCCCGGATAGTAAAACTGCCCCTGTCCTGGAACGACCCGGCGATCCAGATCGCCATGGAGCGGTACCACAAAAATGTCCGCCCCAATGCACCCTGGTGCCCCAGCAACCTGGAGTTTATCCGCAGGATTAACGGCCTGGAAAGCATCGAGGCGGTACGGGAGATAATTTTTGCCGCCACCTATATCGTGCTTGGCCTGGGCGATGTGTATCTGGGAGCGCCGGTGACCACCACCCTGGACCCTCGGCACCGGCTGGTAACCACCAAGTACAACCCCGCCCGTACCTGGACCCCGGAAAACGCCGTGGGTATTGGGGGAGCCTATATGTGCGTTTATGGAATGGAAGGCCCCGGGGGCTACCAGCTTTTCGGCAGGACCATACAGATGTGGAATCCACTGAAGAGCACCAAAACCTTCAAACCGGGTAAGCCCTGGGCGTTGGAGTTTTTTGATCAGATACAATTCTACCCCGTGTCAGCAGAAGAACTATTACAATTACGGGAAGATTTTTTACGAGGACGTTTCGAAATGGAAACGGAAGCGACAACCTTCAATATGGGAACGTATCTTTCCTGGCTGGACTCGATTAAGGAAAGCGCCGGGGAATTCAAACGGCATCAGCAAGCCGCCTTTGATGTGGAAAAACAGGACTGGAAAAACAAGGGCTTGGACAAATTTATCTCCGAATCGGAGACCGAAGAAAAGGCCGAAGAGGAAGCCATCCCCAAGGACATGACCGCGGTCTATGCGGCTATCACCGGGGTGGTATGGAAGATTGCAGTTACAATCGGACAAGCCGTCAAGGCCGGAGATCCCATTGTTATCGAAGAAAGTATGAAGATGGAAATTACCCAGCCCTCGCCAAGGGATGGGGTAATCGAAAAAATCTGCATAGCCCTGGGGACCCAGGTTAATGCGGGACAGCTTTTGGCCATCATTAAATGA
- a CDS encoding P-II family nitrogen regulator produces the protein MKEIIIIIRPHMAYKTKNALAEKGYFTLNNFTVVGRGKKGVVANVVDNASHEEKETRLPDFNAKVLINIFAMDADVPGITDIVVQVNKTGNPGDGKIFVLPCEAACRIRTGEKNESAIL, from the coding sequence ATGAAGGAAATTATCATAATTATACGGCCCCACATGGCCTACAAAACCAAGAACGCCCTGGCGGAAAAGGGTTACTTTACCCTGAACAATTTTACCGTGGTGGGCCGGGGGAAGAAGGGGGTTGTCGCGAATGTGGTGGACAACGCTTCCCATGAAGAAAAGGAGACGCGCCTCCCGGACTTTAACGCCAAGGTGCTGATCAACATTTTTGCCATGGATGCGGATGTACCCGGAATTACGGATATTGTGGTTCAGGTTAACAAAACCGGGAACCCCGGGGATGGAAAAATATTTGTCCTCCCCTGTGAAGCCGCCTGCCGGATCAGGACAGGCGAAAAAAACGAAAGCGCGATTTTATAA
- a CDS encoding ABC transporter substrate-binding protein, producing MKKVFRVLLAVSAILLCLNVAGCSKNAGKDSAQAGSTSKKIKLGVSAFPGWFVYYIAEGEKLFTKNGVEVELVWFPVYSDSIQAFNSGNLDMLCIALPDAVAPYLKGTEFKAVAINDFSNGADGLAAKSQYKTIQDLRGKKVATEYGTIEHFFLLKALETVGMKESDINLINISVGDCAPALIANAVDAACMWEPALSIALSSPENTLLYSSAQTPGLIQDLTIATDKLIRENPEIVTGVINAFLDAGDFYKINPDQCIEYMRIPAEVDAEQMKGVMSGGKIYGLKDMLSGLDGQQEGFLYAVDTAYENALFLKEVDLLDDVPQDRNYFRTMFDWSFLEAIAKTRTPTSGPDTSLK from the coding sequence ATGAAGAAGGTGTTTCGTGTTCTATTGGCGGTATCCGCGATACTGCTCTGCTTAAACGTAGCAGGGTGCAGTAAAAATGCGGGTAAGGATTCAGCTCAGGCGGGGAGTACTTCTAAGAAGATCAAGCTTGGGGTCAGTGCCTTTCCCGGCTGGTTTGTGTATTACATCGCCGAAGGGGAAAAGCTCTTTACCAAAAACGGCGTCGAGGTAGAACTGGTTTGGTTCCCGGTCTACTCCGATTCCATCCAGGCCTTTAACAGCGGCAACCTTGATATGCTCTGTATCGCCCTTCCGGATGCGGTGGCGCCCTATCTAAAGGGTACCGAATTCAAGGCCGTTGCGATTAATGACTTTTCCAACGGCGCCGACGGGCTGGCTGCCAAGAGCCAGTACAAAACCATCCAGGATCTGCGGGGTAAGAAGGTCGCCACCGAATACGGCACCATCGAACATTTCTTTCTCCTCAAGGCGCTGGAAACCGTGGGGATGAAGGAATCGGATATCAACCTTATCAACATCAGTGTGGGGGACTGCGCTCCGGCGTTGATCGCCAATGCGGTGGATGCTGCCTGTATGTGGGAGCCGGCTTTGAGCATAGCCCTGTCCAGTCCGGAGAATACGCTGCTCTACAGTTCTGCCCAAACCCCGGGACTCATACAGGACCTGACGATTGCAACGGACAAGCTCATTAGGGAAAACCCGGAGATTGTAACCGGGGTAATCAACGCCTTCCTGGACGCGGGTGACTTTTACAAGATAAACCCGGATCAATGTATCGAATATATGCGGATTCCCGCTGAGGTGGATGCTGAACAGATGAAGGGAGTTATGAGTGGAGGAAAAATCTACGGCCTTAAGGATATGCTCTCCGGTCTGGATGGACAGCAGGAGGGCTTCCTCTATGCCGTCGATACGGCCTACGAAAACGCCCTATTTTTAAAGGAAGTGGATCTGTTGGACGATGTTCCCCAGGACCGGAATTATTTTAGGACCATGTTCGACTGGTCCTTCCTGGAGGCGATTGCCAAAACCAGGACTC
- a CDS encoding P-II family nitrogen regulator, protein MKMIRAIIRPEKAADVLAELSRSGFNAATRFSILGRGKQRGIKVGEVYYDEIPKEQIMIVVEDDHVDKVQEIIIEAARTGKKGSFGDGKIFITPVDSVMTISTSSNEL, encoded by the coding sequence ATGAAAATGATACGTGCCATTATCCGTCCGGAAAAAGCTGCCGATGTGCTGGCCGAACTCAGCAGGTCGGGGTTTAACGCGGCCACCCGGTTCAGTATCCTGGGCCGGGGCAAACAGCGGGGCATCAAGGTAGGAGAAGTCTACTATGATGAAATCCCCAAGGAACAGATCATGATCGTTGTAGAAGACGACCATGTGGACAAGGTACAGGAAATCATCATCGAAGCCGCCCGAACCGGTAAGAAAGGTTCCTTCGGGGACGGGAAAATTTTCATCACCCCGGTAGATTCGGTGATGACCATCAGTACCAGCAGCAATGAGCTGTAG